The DNA sequence actaaaaataaatattatctttcgtTAATGTCAATCTTATATTAATCCTtttcgattaaatataatattaatcaattctaaattttttatattacgtctttatataattatatttaaatttctgacAAAATAGAGAGTATAGTTTTTGTCTTtcactaaaatttaatactattttatattaatatgtacattatttctttccatgcatatttttttatggtcgattcaaatattatattcgcgCAAACTTTAACCAATATGTTTGCTGAATGTTTTCAAAATctttgcgataatttttacacCGTATCACACGTATTCTCAGCTAGTTGTGCTGAAATTCCTCCAACGATTGCGTCCGTCTATGGCATTCATCACGAAAGTCGTTAGACGCAGAAAATCGTCGTTGTCGGCTACTCGCGCATTAAAAAGCTCGAGGTTCGGCAATTTTGGTAGAAATAGCACACCCATCATGAACAGAAGAGCCATGCTGATAAACGTGCCGATCGCTACAAAAAGCGGATTCATAAGTTGCTTCTGAGTGTTCACTGCGGGTTGTGTAGCCGCGTACATTGGAACGAGCTGAAAAGAAAAACGCAAACTATACGTAtttattctgatttttatacgattttatgctgatttttatacgaaaaaattgCCAAATAACAGAtttaaaatacagaataaCCGTGAATATAGTTTTCTTAATAAACGTTGAAGCTACCTATacgtaattaatgaaattcaaatataaagataCATACAAAGGGCATCTCGAAATTTGCATTtactcttttaatataatataaattttcaatatatataatatataaattattaattatatttatttcataattacttttttttaccttttataattctttgctATTTTAAATAGTACTACACATCGACATTTTATATGCATGAAAAATGATTCCTAGCAATTTTTCTCGTCCTAACGATTCTCGATTTGCATAATATCACGGATATAAAACAAATCTACTGTACGCTCGCATAAATGTCGGGTTGTGCACCAGGTGATCACAAAAATCGCGACTCGCGCCTAACGGCGCAACAGGTTCAAGACTTTCCCTTACCGCAGCCTGCTGCTGATGATGATCTCCCTGCAACTCGGATGCGAAGCTCTTGAGCGGAAAGAAGTAATAGTTATACAACGGGTATTTAACCGGTAGCTGCGGGTGACCGACCTGCGGCGTCTCGTTGCCGTTGTCGCCCGCGGCATTCAGTGCCTGCGTCAAAGCTGCAACGCTGATCGCTGACCCTTTTTCCAAGGCCTGTTTGTACAACGCGGCCAGCTTTGCTCGTGAGAGCACCAGCGGCTCCGACTGTTTTACCTTTGGATAACTGGTCGTGGTGGCGGAATCGTGTACCTAAAAAATTTGGACATCAGTGAcaaattaagaagaaaaaattgtagaatttgacatatattagCATTTTGAAGAGTTAAAAGTAGaagagaaatatagaaaagatagcaaagaattatcaaaaattgagattaattaCTAAggaaatttctatatttttttttaaatttactttttataaatgatacttttatttttattaattcattgaAGTACCgcgtaatattgtattatattgtttgcGGCAGACTGAGTTTGTTCGGCTAATGCATTATTCGCGATCGGCTTTTCCTGATGCCTGATGTCCTGTAGAGCATTATTAGCGCTGAGCTTGCGATGCGCATTATCCTGATAGCCGGCATATTGATAATGATTCGCCGACAATCGATCATGCATCGTAATCCTGCTAGACGGCACATTTAATTCCTGAAGCTCGATCATTGCCTTTTGAAGATACTCCCCGCTCGTTTCGGCGCCACACAATCGAGTGTTGACAATAATCAACGATATTAACGCGGCAAGCCGCGAAGATGTCTTTAATCTCCGTGAAAAATTCATATTGAATTACTCTTACAAACTTTTAGCACTTTTCGAGTAAAAAGATTGTATGATTTAACGGTTCCTTAATTaacgtctctttctctcatcgtTTGTGTAATCATTTCTCGGTGAATTCAGGACATATCTAAATGTACATCttaatttattcaagaataatcaagaatatatttaggttaataaaatttttatattattttatgtttttctttaattctttttaaatatttttagcagCAAATTTTATAGCATGCATATTGTATTGGAATATATGTAACTATGAATAATCGAATAtactcaaaaattttattgaaataattaaaattgataaaattcattaagttgattattatatcaatgttCTCTATTATAATAAGGCCTtagatatagaaaaagaatcttacatatttaaaatttaatttagaaaatcttCTAATGTTGATAATGCAGCCGAGACACATTTTCATATCCGAATGTCACtttgtgttttataatatgtatattttatagaatgttttttttttttaatttatttttaattatttttgtagcaCATATATCTTCGATTATACACAATTTCCTATACGTCCTATATAGAACTAGATACAACACGGAAAATTAGACAGCTGCTGgagtgttatattattataatacataataaataatattttataattaatatcatttataattgagATGTGATAATTTCCGAAAACACAAGGACTAAttcaaaagattattaaattcctcctaatagaaaaaaacaacACAGGATATATATCATTGGAATCAATTTACAATTCATTTACACTATAAGATAAGAGATCACGACACACGTGGTCTGGTGTGCGTGTTTACGGTCGCCTGCGATAATCATAGGGTTAAATAAATCAACCTATGTCGCAAACACAGCTTGAAATTACACATGCGATATCCGGGCTTCTTTCACGATAGACATGTGATTGCATCGAATCGAAGACGCGAAAAACTCGTATGCTCGATCGAGGTGAATCGTCGAGTCCGTTCGCGAAGGTACTACATCGTGAATGAACTGAATTAACTTCCTTCACCGGTACGTATCCCCCCCATACATTCATTCGGCaaatctttgtaaaaaaacggACCATGAAAGATGGATACTTTACGAATACTAATCATAACAATTTGGTCTTACAAATCCATTAGACATTTTCCATGAATCTGTTAATTAAACACAACTTTTTGATAACTTCATTTTTGAaagttataaacttttaatctatttttgaattcaggaatttatcaattattatataatatttatgaaagtcaatattattttattaacaatattatataatattgttaatattatatattttaattattttatgtgttaGAATTAGACTTACATGTACaatgaatttttgtatttctctctcacaagaaatttttaatttatacaataaacacttctattaatttttttttttttttgagccattgtttttttttaattaaagctttAAGAAGTTCCTGCAAAGTGTTACAAAGTTACTCTTCGTTCAAAATGACTtacttgtgtatatatatatatatatatatatatatatatatatatatatatatatatatatatatatatatatatagtattatattattccgATTTCATCAAATCAGTATTTTATTCGGTTCGGTGTATACGGGAATATATAACGGATGTACCCAAAACCCTCGGGGACCTAAATCGTATGATCCGTGACGGTTCGCATGCGATGGTCGCATCACTTGACGCAGAATATGTAACTCagaataagtatttttttatgacatcTATATTACTTATCCGCATTTGACCACTGATTCATAATAGTTATACATTTCGCATATGCCCCTAATTTCTTCAATCATTAGTACAATCTAGTACTGTTCATCgtttttttgtaaagaattatttaacgaataaataaattattacagaaCAAATTAGCTTCTGGAGTTTGAAAGAAAGTTATCCATCATGAAAAGTTTGATCCTCAaacttaatttacaaaataaatatttttatttttaaagagaataaaatcgATCTCCGTAAAATATCTCAActttcatcaaaatatattattgctatCAAATActtcttcaaaatttaattatatttaatgaattttatatatatatatatatatatatatatatatatatatatacacgttatatttaatatacgaaTTTAATGTtccattaaaagaatattagaataattaatatacatatatatttttatacaagttaaaaaattgctaCTAATTCATTTAAGTCtctcattaaaattctaatacatCTGGagtactaaaataatatatttacatttccaATTTACTGTAGCAGAAATTACTTATAGAgtctaaatatttgattttattccgCAGTGATATGAAGACGTAGTGATTGTGATAAATTAAGATCAAAGAGGAGGTGGACGAGTTTATAATTCTCGAGGCATCTCGCCAATCTTGTTCCAATGCGAGCAGACGGGATGAATTTGCTTTCGGAATTTCGAATGTATGTCAGTAATCTAATTTGCCCCGCGAATCTTCATCGACCGTGTCAAactgaaacatttttactcGCGCTACTATCAAGTAAAAGAAATCACAATATTTGTGTAGCTATTGTAAAAAACGAATCAATAGCTTTatgatgaaaaaagaaaaatttgtatcgGGAAGCGCTGAAATAATAACGAAACATCACATACGGAATCGCGGTTCGTTGATCGAGCCGTTAAGTGACAGACACTGTTGATTATCCctgattattattgttgtaaaGAATCTTCCGTCTCCATGGACTAGAAATCATGATACACTCAATGAACATGATTTAGATCCGCTTCCTATTGTATAAGTCTTTCTAAagcctttaattaattatgtcgaTGTCACTATAGAAAATAGATCAATTGAAACAGAgattagagaaaatttttattcttgtgaaatcaaatatatatttaatcttcgAAATTAGGAATTAATTTTaggttttaattatttgtatttctttagTGCAAGATAAATCTTGACTTTTCTATGTACTCaggtattattaaaaaaaaaatatatatatatatatataattctttaattaaaattttagataaattaacttaataccgataatatattataataactcaCACAACTCAGTttgctatttaattattattgaaactaTATGTATTAGAATATTGAGTTTCTTATGTAatcttttgaataaattcctggAAATGTCGTGCGAATAACTACGATCCGCCTAAATAAAGAATACTTGTACATACATGCAGCATTTTGTCGCAGTCAGTGAACCGTTGCTTAATTATTGCTAACGATGCATACGACCGTTATAGGGTCATTTGTCTCTTGAAtaggatattatattttataagcgCGTAGTacattttttccattaaaaaaaatataattattatttatttcataaataaaaatttctatttataaaaaaaaattgcattaaaaaagataaaaagaaatttcatttttttactagtttataattcatgtatatatttcgtaaatatgtgtaaaattgctatttgtaaaaaaataatatgcaattgtactttttttgtaacttcatcatattttatatctttgtaactttttaaattttctcttcacTGAttctgaattataaattaataaaaattatatataaaaatgagatggaaatatatatgtattaaaattaaataatattaaataagatgctttttttgagaaatttgagTTGATGACATTTTGCCACATGTTTCTttagatattacatatataaacaaagacAAATGTAATTGGAAAAGAAGCGAGAGATACGAGTGTATACGGTTCATTATTGTGTCATGTATTTCCTTTCACATCGAGTGCACTGTTACCGATATCgctttacaatttttcatacaaaagGATGATTCGATGATTAGCACCGTCGCAGGTTCGACACACACTCTCGCGAATTTTACTCTTCGAGAGAGCGAGTCTCGACAATAAACATCTTGCGATTGTGCGTATGCGGGCTCCTGTTCTTTCGATCTTAATCTTGAGCGTGCATTAATTACTCGATCGCCCACTTTATCAGTACACTTAATATCtcacagatatatatagatcTTTCAACGTGATCCACACCTTGTCTTTTCTCCTGTGTGTGAATATCATACAAAATCTAAGACTATATATGCAAAtgtctcttataattatatctcgtTATTATGTACGAACTGTAATTGTTAATGTATAATACGCGGCGGTATTTCCTGTGTGCTATCTTAaccattaaattaatttacaaaattcgGGCCTATCAATATATAGTCGACGAACACGGAGATGACGGTGACTTACATCCTTCACAAAAAATTACGAGCTCAAATCTCAAAtgaatttcacattttatttttatgtataaaaagatagaaaaaagatgtaattatataattaacgctCTTCTTAACATTGGTGCAACTTAAATCTATAATTAGGATATGAATTGTATTGCAACTCGATGTGCACCTCAGGAGTTTAGCGTTGATGTGACATTTTTCAACATTGTTCTCAGTATAtggattttcttttttcacatttaaccGCCGTCTCCTTTGATCATTACGGATCTCTTAAACACATAACACACGTCACGCACACGTCCTCACAGGGCACGCTCCTCTGTCATTCGCGCAACACGTTCCAGCCGATTACGTGATGATGCATATGCACTTCTAATATACACCTTGAGTTATCACTAGTAAAAGAATATCTCGAATCTTGAGAAAAATgagtgaaatattaattattaaactctgagtttcttatttataatttttttcaagaaatgtttaaaaaactcaaatgaattcaaattattaaaaaaaaaaaaaaaaaaaaaaaaaaaaaaaacttattgttagattgcGATTGCCATTCTTATATAAGTAATTCTAGTTTCTAAGATGAGGAACAAAGTTAATgatgataaaattagtataattattttttatataatttataaaatattttgtgatttGTTATTCGAGATATTCTTATGTTGGTCAAAATGTGATAACAATAAAAAGGCTGGAAGAAGCATCACTCTACGTTATTCAcgttcttataaatttatctagaaAGAAATAACGTTATTAcgcacaaatataaatttctattacattaaataattaaatgttttttttattacattatttgttcCCACAAgaaaagttttgaaattaataaaataattttttattttaatgatgtaTAGTAAATACATCGCTTATATGACAATAGATCGAGGCTCACTAGTGACAATAACTATAAAAGTACCTCAGGCCAATATCTTATCTTTCCAGACTGTTTCATAAATTACGTTGACTTGTCAAGAGTGAAAACGACTAGAGAATGAgcaagataatttattaaaaaattcaaaaatacttATGAAAAGGACTTCctccatttaaatataattcatgaaTGTGagctaaattattaaaatttatatattttttattttattttttgtaaagataatcttaataaattaatatgagatttttgcaattttaattaaaattatatcaaacatgacaatacaaaacaaaaatatatgttatactttttaactaaaaattatttgaataacgcGTTCATGTGTCATTTTAAAACTGtgtcaaaattattctattaaaattactctaaaaaagataaaatgaataaaattttagtttttatatagaaacaaATCAACTGCtagataaacataataatagaCTATTGTCTATTGGTTTCGAGGTTTTCACATTCACTCGAGAGACGGAAAGCTCATAGACATTTTCGTCatataaggaaataaaaatctctcgtCACATAAGCGATATTTTTCgactttatttttgaaatttattttattaaaataaaaaacttaggCCATGTTTGTGCATATTTCAATTAACtgttaattgaataattaattatttatatgcattttttaacagaaatttttttaaattttaatattattgaaataaaaacaaattgtgTGAATATTGTTAGAATGATGCAAAAGTCATTCATTCTTCCTCCTTTTTTCTCGCATTCATAGGCCTCGATTGTTAACATAATCTTTCACGCACGCAATATCAGTGGGAATTTTACAGTatcaagtttattaattatcaatttgtaAATAGCTGAGCATATTATCCTCATATCGAACCTCATTACACACAATTGTGAATAATTCTACTCTTCCTGGCCACAGCGAGATCCGTTGAACCACGCAAGTGAACAAACTGTCGCCTTTCCTTTAGATGACTAGTTTCGTTCTGTTCGTCGTCTTTTGAATGTAAAAAtcgtaaatgtaaaaatagagtTACATTTGCAGCAACAGTTGACGCGTAGGATTTATCGAATCCCTCGGTAAGACTATGCATGATGACCAGGAAAAGTTGACGTCATTCACTCGATTTATCAAAAGAAATTGTTGCCATTCTAATGgcgattaatatgtatttcaatGAGTAGTCGAATCTTACTTCTTACAAGTATTttccattcttttttttcaaataaaagttagtTCGACGGACGTTAGTTCCGTTATACTATAggcaataaaagaatattattctcaTTATGCTACAATCGACAAACATCATTTACGAGTCTCATATCATGTCATTTTACTTGGAATTGCGTCGCGAATTtgagaagaaatatataatttacactatactaagtaaaaattataaaattattgattatataaattatttctttctcatatcaaaaattttattcttaatattaaacaatcgtaaaatttacattaaagtaaaataatgatttgttataaattgtaaaacaatgtgtaattataaaaaataaataaaatatagaacatAATGAATTGACAAGAGCTCATTAGACAAATTGAATTCCTTATGTTGGAATTCAAAAGTTAGATAAGAATTTGTTCACTAtgacatattttaaagtttctagtatgaagattattatataataattaatttcgctagacaatacaaaaattaaaacagaaaaaaaagaatttaaaatgtttaattaatctttgacatttaaaaagagagagagagacatcaGCTTCGTAATTTCATA is a window from the Anoplolepis gracilipes chromosome 17, ASM4749672v1, whole genome shotgun sequence genome containing:
- the LOC140675097 gene encoding uncharacterized protein, which gives rise to MNFSRRLKTSSRLAALISLIIVNTRLCGAETSGEYLQKAMIELQELNVPSSRITMHDRLSANHYQYAGYQDNAHRKLSANNALQDIRHQEKPIANNALAEQTQSAANNIIQYYAVHDSATTTSYPKVKQSEPLVLSRAKLAALYKQALEKGSAISVAALTQALNAAGDNGNETPQVGHPQLPVKYPLYNYYFFPLKSFASELQGDHHQQQAALVPMYAATQPAVNTQKQLMNPLFVAIGTFISMALLFMMGVLFLPKLPNLELFNARVADNDDFLRLTTFVMNAIDGRNRWRNFSTTS